A single window of Sparus aurata chromosome 12, fSpaAur1.1, whole genome shotgun sequence DNA harbors:
- the sec16a gene encoding protein transport protein Sec16A isoform X2 — protein MQPPPRTGPPGASGPPPSGPNMFRRTRPLKHTAAATATMPPATQPMTDPFAFVRAPPPMAAGGLPTIPNSNPPPMQAPPNTMYAQAGSGLPPQPHTLEDVPAAPPGPPTSSLPGVTLFNPHNTSSPSVFQAPGPAGYASSSHSEQGYFNSREQTPSLATDPPLGASAPVPFQSPFNPEFQGQIPPQPVPFQPVPPTTSSSQWAPDHGSRPPSVQNYFQPTSDPPPQPFNLPPPTQMYPSHTPSPHHNTPTPPTQPGHPPIQAPLPLQNPARPPSSHWPDPNAPQHHNSHLQTQSYFSQSSAPQDSWFNQPPQDSGYHQMGTSHPQPRPDSAGSQHAPYTGPSSASAPAPVPVSVPYSQESGTLSMFFKDNDVENEETLAGERNKAVNGTPAPSHHHSNPQAHSGHADVPLDYRSPPLQDHSHVPYMNDGSHASQGTTQKPPDTQYDHVENLECVPNQEVLPSETHGSPAAAPAAHVVDQFETGPNLETPDSIPRPMRSASVSSNYSNMSHGSGTSSRRHQGVVGTFIQQESPRLTDEASLSPAAGGYFEQIDTSPAGDMGAQQSPLEQMWPPTPSPPKPTGIFQASANSSFEPVRSHGVGVRPPEVDRAKMVAEGGADSTPGNLEQPPDNMENIYGPGHPLPAGAGGGVPHLTHPVVPSRPSSRAFGASRPCESPATTLWAQNDTASLNASILLAPAAPTVLAPLREPSADVIQPPEDGPLDLQPSQRIQQTSQQHLENLENPPKVSEAEPTDSHGNLGYASLLVADSLHQPVLIAPPVSNYSVIPPSNPAQPASLRESTPPVRSLSQGQGANASQPPLVTSNQNPLFAPGPVSFGSSSTHQGPLNLTRDNAEPAPSDVIAPPQLQPVPLLSRGQSLSGDSQSVQVNPQASLVTAPVSNHNQPSNYELLDFSMHQSQSQSQASGHPSSLHESPQSSNGFYLQVTKDAQQGLRVQGNTPAQTPASSSTPQVQPTPPQAAANTQPPLAEPPKTSDAQAAPQGQNVAPPVPVSGAQPPHSQYPTAVQGPAAPAAGYPPGPRGPVPPGASQPAPADPPRPPSSAGSQQGYGPPPPGPGQMYGGYYGNYGEYPDSRAPYPPGQYPPPPGDPRAQQYYQDGAYRSRADPWYGRYEGQTPAYRDPNYSYREPQPERPSSRTSQYSDRPSSRQGYPEDFHRANQSAYSEYYADYAKHYDYAGYNYGQYDPRYRGYYDQAYWSNDDRYRGRDGYYNQYAYPQRKEGYDDQWRYYPGYDASFDDDYRRRGEMFAGDDFDRRSVHSEQSAHSVHSSHSHHSRRSSFSSRSQQSQVYRSQPDLVSAVYDNTSSTLAVDYSYGQYPNPADASHNYSQYPYPTESTWIAPEQPPPRPATPEKFSIPHRCARFGPGGHLVQVLPNLPSAGQPALVDIHSMETMLQDTPDQTELRAFPGPLVKEETHKVDVIKFSQNKALECSRDNNLLDRDSARLLWDFIMLLCRQNGTVVGTDIADLLLKEHRSVWLPGKSPNEANLIDFNNEPLARAEEEPGAGPLSLLSDTFMTVPENVGKETERFRELLLFGRKKDALEAAMKGGLWGHALLLASKMDNRTHARVMTRFANSLPINDPLQTVYQLMSGRMPASATCCGEEKWGDWRPHLAMVLSNLTHTLDLDTRTITTMGDTLASKGLIDAAHFCYLMAQVGLGVYTKKSTKMVLIGSNHSLPFYHFATNEAIQRTEAYEYAQSLGSQPYSLPNFQVFKLIYACRLAEAGLSAQAFHYCEVISRTVLIQPAYYSPVFISQIIQISEKLRFFDPQLKEKPEQELFNEPEWLLQLRQLDGQIRTGVIKYREDRTSPTQYDCGSPSSDLDQLSPTEPPNMHVELDGPTPDNPLMSSLLPGAPPQAVQLMPPAPPSILQDAMAPPQPLPSNDVPQFYPVPPTGQPGQFPVSGYPPQDPGFAPPPFQPQPEQTEMYPGAHQQPCPPPLQAGQMSPHMPPQMPHSPVQMIPMNHPPPQMPQHMPPSPGHMPHIEHLSQVPPEMHMTQPISMSPPRNSFTPQTDFYDQMAQMGPGRRSRTTSQSSMHMMGPGRRSRTTSESSTHSGGRERSNSAVKQASPPPPSIPEQPRKEEAKKVKKDSPKKGGGGGGGGWLKSWLWKGKNEAHLPDDKNKSIVWDEQKQKWVDLNEPEEESKPPPPPPSCFPTMPHMPGPGGHAGPPSGGPPGVNVYSRKAGTRSRYVDVLNPNSRTAKPGGLAPAPADIFAPLAPMPMPANLFVPSSAPDDQQPLEGSEGGNVEQNSPNTSANPQMFNPTLLPPAPEGPPVPDGSQSGELSRSSSMSSLSREGAAPAGGVTFYNPAQFAQPSAPSGVGHRPGRLGGQRQYPVLK, from the exons CCAGTACCATTTCAGTCACCTTTTAACCCAGAATTTCAAGGACAGATTCCTCCTCAGCCTGTGCCCTTCCAGCCTGTGcctcccaccacctcctcttcccAGTGGGCCCCTGATCATGGAAGTCGTCCTCCATCAGTTCAGAATTATTTTCAGCCTACTAGTGACCCTCCACCACAGCCTTTTAATTTACCTCCACCGACCCAGATGTACCCCTCCCACACCCCATCACCCCATCATAACACCCCCACCCCTCCAACACAACCTGGACATCCCCCCATCCAGGCTCCGCTTCCTCTCCAGAACCCTGCAAGGCCACCTAGTTCTCATTGGCCTGACCCGAATGCACCCCAGCATCATAATTCCCACTTACAAACTCAGAGCTACTTCAGTCAGAGCTCTGCGCCCCAGGACTCATGGTTCAACCAACCTCCACAGGACTCAGGCTACCACCAAATGGGGACTAGCCATCCTCAGCCTCGGCCTGACTCTGCTGGATCTCAACATGCGCCTTACACTGGGCCTAGCTCTGCCTCTGCTCCTGCCCCAGTCCCAGTCTCAGTCCCATACTCCCAGGAGTCTGGTACACTCTCAATGTTCTTCAAAGACAATGATGTAGAAAATGAAGAAACTCtagctggagagagaaataaGGCAGTCAATGGTACTCCTGCACCCTCTCACCATCACAGTAACCCACAAGCCCACAGTGGCCATGCTGATGTACCTTTGGATTACAGAAGTCCGCCTCTGCAAGATCATTCACATGTACCGTACATGAATGATGGCAGTCATGCATCACAGGGAACTACCCAGAAGCCCCCAGATACCCAGTATGACCATGTGGAGAATTTGGAGTGTGTCCCAAACCAGGAAGTATTACCCAGTGAAACCCATGGCAGCCCTGCTGCTGCACCTGCAGCCCATGTAGTAGACCAGTTTGAAACTGGGCCTAATCTGGAGACTCCAGATTCTATTCCAAGACCAATGAGATCTGCAAGTGTGTCTTCCAACTATAGCAACATGAGCCATGGAAGTGGAACTAGCAGTCGTCGACATCAGGGAGTTGTAGGTACCTTTATTCAGCAGGAAAGTCCACGTCTTACTGATGAAGCCAGCCTgtctcctgctgctggaggcTACTTTGAGCAGATTGACACTTCACCAGCTGGAGATATGGGTGCGCAACAGAGCCCACTGGAGCAGATGTGGCCTCCCACACCCAGCCCTCCCAAACCAACTGGTATCTTTCAAGCCAGTGCTAACAGCTCTTTTGAACCCGTGCGCTCACATGGGGTTGGGGTGCGTCCTCCTGAAGTAGACAGGGCTAAAATGGTAGCAGAAGGGGGTGCAGATTCTACACCTGGCAACCTAGAGCAGCCACCAGATAATATGGAAAACATTTATGGCCCAGGGCACCCTCTACCTGCTGGGGCCGGAGGTGGTGTGCCACATCTTACACACCCTGTGGTTCCTTCTCGACCTTCATCCCGTGCTTTTGGGGCCAGTCGGCCTTGTGAGAGCCCCGCTACTACTCTCTGGGCTCAGAATGATACTGCTAGCTTGAACGCTAGCATCCTCCTAGCCCCTGCTGCCCCGACAGTTCTTGCCCCTTTACGAGAGCCCAGTGCTGATGTAATCCAGCCACCCGAGGATGGCCCACTGGACCTGCAGCCCTCCCAGAGAATCCAGCAAACTTCACAGCAGCACTTGGAGAACCTCGAAAACCCGCCAAAGGTGAGTGAGGCAGAGCCAACCGACTCTCATGGCAACCTTGGCTATGCTTCTCTCCTCGTGGCCGACTCGCTCCATCAGCCTGTTTTGATTGCGCCACCTGTGTCCAATTACAGTGTGATTCCCCCCAGTAACCCTGCTCAACCTGCTAGCCTTAGGGAATCAACCCCACCTGTGCGATCACTTTCACAGGGGCAGGGTGCCAATGCTTCTCAACCACCTTTAGTGACCTCTAATCAGAATCCACTGTTTGCCCCTGGACCAGTGAGCTTTGGTTCTTCAAGCACTCACCAGGGTCCACTCAATCTGACCCGAGACAATGCAGAACCGGCACCATCGGATGTCATAGCTCCGCCACAGTTGCAGCCAGTCCCCCTGCTTTCAAGGGGCCAATCATTGAGTGGGGACAGCCAATCTGTCCAAGTTAATCCACAGGCTTCTCTTGTGACTGCTCCTGTCTCTAATCATAATCAGCCGTCAAATTATGAACTGCTTGATTTTTCTATGCACCAATCACAATCCCAAAGCCAAGCATCTGGCCATCCTTCTTCTCTACATGAGTCTCCACAGTCTAGTAATGGATTTTACCTACAGGTCACCAAAGATGCTCAGCAGGGTTTAAGAGTGCAAGGGAATACCCCTGCCCAGACCCCAGCCTCTTCATCTACCCCACAGGTTCAACCAACACCCCCCCAAGCAGCTGCAAACACCCAGCCACCACTAGCTGAACCACCTAAGACATCAGATGCTCAGGCTGCGCCGCAGGGACAAAATGttgctcctcctgttcctgtTAGTGGAGCACAGCCTCCCCATAGCCAGTATCCAACCGCTGTGCAGGggcctgctgctcctgctgctgggtATCCTCCAGGGCCACGAGGACCAGTTCCTCCAGGAGCTTCCCAGCCAGCTCCTGCAGACCCACCTCGACCACCTTCCTCTGCAGGCAGCCAGCAGGGCTATGGGCCCCCTCCTCCAGGGCCAGGGCAGATGTATGGTGGCTATTATGGTAATTATGGAGAATACCCTGATAGCAGAGCACCATATCCTCCTGGCCAGTACCCACCTCCACCTGGGGATCCCCGAGCACAGCAATATTATCAA gatggtGCATATAGGAGCAGAGCAGACCCTTGGTATGGCAGATATGAGGGACAGACCCCAGCGTATCGTGATCCAAACTACTCATACAGAGAGCCTCAGCCAGAGAGACCCAGCTCCAGGACCAGTCAGTACTCTGACAGGCCCTCATCAAG GCAAGGCTATCCTGAAGATTTCCACAGAGCAAACCAAAGTGCCTATAGTGAATATTATGCAGATTACGCCAAGCACTATGATTACGCAG GATACAATTATGGACAGTATGACCCGCGATACAGAGGCTACTATGATCAGGCTTACTGGTCTAACGATGACCGCTACAGAGGCAGAGACGGCTACTATAATCAGTACGCTTATCCTCAGAG GAAAGAAGGCTATGATGATCAGTGGCGGTACTATCCCGGTTATGATGCCAGTTTCGATGATGATTACCGCCGTCGCGGAGAAATGTTTGCTGGCGATGACTTTGACCGACGCAGCGTCCACAGCGAGCAGTCGGCACATAGTGTGCACAGCTCTCACAGCCACCACAGCCGACGAAGCAGCTTCAGCTCACGGTCGCAGCAG AGCCAGGTATACAGAAGTCAGCCTGACTTGGTGTCAGCAGTCTATGATAACACATCATCCACTTTGGCTGTTGATTACTCCTACGGACAGTACCCAAACCCAGCTGATGCTTCCCACAACTACAGCCAGTACCCCTATCCCACAGAAAGCACCTGGATCGCCCCGGAGCAAC CTCCTCCTCGTCCTGCAACCCCAGAGAAGTTCAGCATACCCCACCGCTGTGCCCGCTTTGGACCTGGTGGTCATCTAGTCCAAGTTCTGCCCAATCTCCCCTCAGCTGGACAGCCTGCACTCGTTGATATCCACAGCATGGAG ACGATGCTGCAGGACACCCCGGATCAGACAGAACTACGAGCCTTCCCTGGACCTCTTGTTAA GGAGGAGACCCATAAGGTGGACGTGATAAAGTTCTCCCAGAACAAAGCCCTGGAGTGTTCGCGTGACAACAACCTCCTTGACAGGGACTCTGCCCGCCTCCTCTGGGACTTCATTATGCTCCTCTGTAGACAGAACGGG ACTGTTGTCGGCACGGACATCGCTGACCTCTTGCTGAAGGAGCACCGCTCTGTCTGGCTGCCAGGCAAAAGCCCTAACGAAGCCAACTTGATCGATTTTAACAATGAACCGCTGGCACGAGCTGAGGAAGAGCCGGGGGCTGGACCGCTGTCCCTCCTATCTGACACCTTCATGACTGTCCCAGAGAACGTCGGAAAAGAGACAGAACGCTTcagggagctgctgctgtttggccGCAAGAAG GATGCACTAGAAGCAGCCATGAAAGGAGGACTTTGGGGCCACGCCCTGTTGTTGGCCAGTAAGATGGACAATAGGACACATGCACGGGTCATGACAag GTTTGCCAACAGTTTGCCCATCAATGACCCTCTACAGACAGTGTACCAGCTGATGTCAGGGAGGATGCCCGCGTCAGCCACT tgctgtggagaggagaagtGGGGTGACTGGCGTCCTCACCTGGCCATGGTGCTGTCTAACCTCACACACACCCTGGACCTGGACACTCgcaccatcaccaccatggGTGACACTCTCG CTTCCAAGGGGCTGATTGACGCTGCGCACTTCTGCTACCTGATGGCCCAAGTTGGTCTGGGAGTTTATACCAAGAAGAGCACCAAGATGGTTTTGATTGGCTCCAAccacag TTTGCCCTTTTATCACTTTGCAACCAATGAAGCCATTCAGAGGACTGAGGCGTACGAGTATGCTCAGTCTCTGGGCTCCCAGCCGTACTCACTTCCCAATTTCCAG GTGTTCAAGTTGATCTATGCATGCCGCTTGGCTGAAGCAGGCCTGAGTGCTCAGGCTTTCCACTACTGTGAAGTCATCTCTAGGACTGTCCTCATACAGCCTGCCTACTACTCTCCTGTTTTCATAAGCCAAATCATCCAG ATTTCTGAAAAGCTGCGATTCTTTGATCCACAACTGAAGGAGAAACCAGAGCAGGAGTTGTTCAATGAGCCTGAATGGCTGTTGCAGCTCAGGCAGCTGGATGGGCAGAtcagg ACGGGAGTGATTAAATACAGAGAAGACAGAACATCTCCTACACAGTACGACTGCGGCAGCCCCAGCTCGGATTTGGACCAGCTGAGTCCAACTGAACCTCCCAACATGCATGTGGAGCTGGATGGCCCCACACCTGACAACCCACTAATGAGCTCATTACTGCCAGGGGCTCCACCACAGGCCGTGCAGCTGATGCCTCCAG CtcccccctccatcctccaAGATGCCATGGCCCCTCCTCAGCCTTTACCCTCCAATGATGTGCCCCAATTCTACCCAGTACCCCCTACTGGACAACCAGGTCAGTTCCCTGTCTCAGGCTACCCTCCACAGGATCCTGGCTTCGCCCCTCCTCCATTCCAGCCTCAACCTGAGCAAACAGAAATGTACCCAGGAGCCCATCAGCAGCCATGCCCGCCACCTCTTCAAGCGGGTCAAATGTCGCCACACATGCCCCCTCAGATGCCCCATTCACCTGTACAGATGATTCCAATGAATCACCCACCACCCCAGATGCCTCAGCACATGCCTCCTTCTCCCGGGCATATGCCGCACATAGAGCACCTGTCCCAGGTCCCACCAGAGATGCACATGACTCAACCAATATCGATGTCCCCACCCAGAAACTCCTTCACACCACAGACGGACTTCTATGACCAGATGGCTCAGATG GGTCCTGGGAGGAGGTCGAGGACTACTTCACAATCTTCAATGCAtatg ATGGGTCCAGGACGTCGCTCGCGCACCACCTCTGAATCGTCCACTCACTCTGGTGGAAGAGAGCGGAGTAACTCGGCTGTGAAGCAAGCGTCGCCACCTCCCCCTTCAATTCCTGAACAGCCCCGCAAAGAGGAGGCCAAGAAAGTGAAGAAAGACTCCCCGAAAAAG ggtggtggtggtggtggtggcggctgGCTAAAAAGCTGGCTCTGGAAGGGGAAGAATGAGGCTCACTTGCcagatgacaaaaacaaatct ATTGTGTGGGATGAGCAGAAGCAGAAATGGGTCGACTTGAACGAGCCTGAAGAGGAG AGTAAGccccctcctccgcctccctcATGCTTCCCCACAATGCCCCACATGCCGGGCCCTGGAGGGCACGCTGGACCCCCAAGTGGTGGTCCTCCCGGTGTCAATGTGTACTCCAGGAAGGCAG GCACGAGGAGCCGATATGTGGACGTTCTGAACCCGAACAGTAGGACAGCTAAACCGGGCGGATTGGCTCCCGCACCTGCAGACATCTTCGCTCCTTTGGCACCAATGCCCATGCCTGCAAACCTATTTGTGCCTAGTTCAG CTCCTGACGATCAACAACCTCTGGAGGGCAGTGAAGGAGGAAATGTGGAACAGAATTCACCAAACACCAGCGCCAATCCACAG aTGTTCAACCCGACATTATTACCACCTGCCCCCGAAGGTCCTCCTGTGCCTGATGGCTCACAGTCCGGAGAG CTCTCACGTTCTAGCTCAATGAGTTCTTTATCACGTGAA GGAGCAGCACCCGCTGGAGGCGTCACCTTTTATAACCCTGCACAGTTTGCACAG CCGAGTGCACCATCAGGAGTTGGACACCGCCCCGGCCGTTTGGGCGGTCAGCGCCAGTACCCAGTGTTGAAGTAG